DNA sequence from the Musa acuminata AAA Group cultivar baxijiao unplaced genomic scaffold, Cavendish_Baxijiao_AAA HiC_scaffold_890, whole genome shotgun sequence genome:
TACCAATTCAGTTATTTCAACTACATTGAATGATCTTTCGAATTGGTCAAGACTTTCCAGTTTATGGCCGCTTCTATACGGTACCAGTTGTTGTTTCATTGAATTTGCTTCATTAATAGGCTCGCGATTCGACTTTGATCGTTATGGATTGGTACCAAGATCGAGTCCTAGACAAGCAGACCTAATTTTAACAGCCGGCACAGTAACAATGAAAATGGCTCCTTCTTTAGTAAGATTATATGAGCAAATGCCTGAACCAAAATATGTCATTGCTATGGGAGCTTGTACTATTACAGGAGGGATGTTCAGTACTGATTCTTATAGTACTGTTCGTGGAGTCGATAAGCTAATTCCTGTCGATGTCTATTTGCCGGGCTGCCCACCTAAACCAGAGGCGGTTATAGATGCTATAACGAAACTTCGTAAGAAAATATCTCGAGAAATCTTTGAAGATAGAACTGTGTCTCAACAGGAAAATCGATGTTTTACTACCAATCACAAGTTTTGTGTTAGACGCAGTACTCATACTGGAAATTATGATCAAGAATTGCTCT
Encoded proteins:
- the LOC135664791 gene encoding NAD(P)H-quinone oxidoreductase subunit K, chloroplastic-like, which gives rise to MPEPKYVIAMGACTITGGMFSTDSYSTVRGVDKLIPVDVYLPGCPPKPEAVIDAITKLRKKISREIFEDRTVSQQENRCFTTNHKFCVRRSTHTGNYDQELLYQSPSTSEIPSETFFKSKSSVSPHELVNQT